The proteins below come from a single Corylus avellana chromosome ca3, CavTom2PMs-1.0 genomic window:
- the LOC132174078 gene encoding uncharacterized protein LOC132174078 — translation MAGLVVDLPLKSQHLAIKVHPCNYIDDNNPQLRRSAPANANQYDVTRFIVVVAFISVSALTLSAITFSLIWFTLREQTPSLWLDSLSVPTFDTSDNSSLMAVYIIGLTYKQTNSRYKIYYEQIDVGVSYKRLYELASATLQEPFRLGKETEKSVNVTAEDRTRWFWRDSASEEINRAKEKGKVSFNVFVRAAVIFEGSWWKERGVLAHTCSDLEVAFSNTSGIGNLIGDIPRKCTKIW, via the coding sequence ATGGCTGGTTTGGTTGTAGACCTACCTTTGAAATCTCAACATTTAGCGATTAAAGTTCACCCCTGTAATTACATCGACGACAATAACCCTCAGCTCCGCCGTTCGGCGCCGGCCAACGCAAATCAGTACGACGTCACCAGATTCATTGTCGTCGTAGCTTTCATATCGGTGTCAGCGCTCACGCTCAGCGCCATTACCTTCAGCCTCATATGGTTCACCCTCAGAGAACAAACGCCTTCTCTTTGGCTCGATTCGCTTTCTGTGCCGACATTTGATACCTCCGACAACTCCTCGTTGATGGCCGTATATATTATCGGCCTCACCTATAAGCAGACGAACAGCCGCTATAAAATTTACTACGAGCAGATTGATGTCGGCGTGTCGTACAAAAGATTGTACGAACTGGCCAGTGCGACGTTGCAGGAGCCTTTCCGGTTGGGCAAGGAGACGGAGAAGTCTGTGAATGTTACGGCGGAGGATAGAACTCGGTGGTTCTGGCGGGATTCGGCGTCGGAGGAGATTAATCGGGCTAAGGAGAAGGGAAAGGTGAGCTTCAATGTCTTTGTGAGAGCGGCAGTGATATTTGAGGGTTCATGGTGGAAAGAGCGGGGAGTATTGGCACACACTTGTTCCGATTTAGAGGTTGCCTTTTCGAATACCTCCGGTATCGGAAACTTGATCGGTGATATACCAAGGAAGTGCACCAAAATTTGGTAG